The following are from one region of the Ornithorhynchus anatinus isolate Pmale09 chromosome 20, mOrnAna1.pri.v4, whole genome shotgun sequence genome:
- the LOC100082330 gene encoding centrosomal protein of 295 kDa isoform X2, protein MQCLRQMLGAGYAESVQVKDYVVESQEPPSCATDVGKRALSADDSAEARERSSDRLSSTSVSTGSFLSHEEEVDFSPVTADIAGGLDLLDLEQNFPSLHHQLFQPLEPKSDFSVPSLSHSGISQDTKELSKSSDGAPGSVATVRVCETPPSSSELRGPRLNAFLKIHHPSQHSKQQRDIPTPSAASLPERLSTENITGAKDSFHPLLPECTSSEENQSGIGSKAESIASKVSSEVEPHNQESCLVEQYEELSRSEGNFDLQVSVEKLQHLNLSSSEKPSGFDRLTALHSPLSELALSDDLMKGFVSFTELPGRKTGEMENSPKAPAGSESEAAGGGVQDWPGTPEETPETGNLDQTLRAEPRQVETSLESPARAILFSVRQESLLPTPLPQLPPLPPGPASWSLKSPVPVWETESGLGIMEEPELTVISSTDVSIADVDLEPEKQEDKLETSSQGRKLLPLDPQVDSSSSPQEGTSAYNQPAGSPARTPETLPSQRRLSGPALQKVSEVKVCSPEKTAPEALLHHHPLRHQRDEKARKEVTSKTRDRAKEFHRRTLEKLRAKNSY, encoded by the exons AAGAGAGCACTTAGTGCGGACGATAGC GCCGAGGCTCGCGAACGATCGTCCGATCGGTTATCTTCCACGTCGGTTTCCACCGGAAGCTTTTTGTCTCATGAAGAAGAGGTTGATTTCAGCCCTGTGACTGCTG ATATAGCTGGTGGACTTGACCTTTTGGACTTGGAGCAAAATTTCCCAAGCTTGCATCATCAGCTCTTTCAGCCTCTGGAACCAAAATCTGACTTCAGTGTCCCATCTCTGTCTCATTCTGGCATCTCCCAAGACACCAAAGAACTAAGCAAG aGTTCAGATGGTGCACCTGGAAGCGTAGCTACAGTTAGAGTATGTGAAACTCCACCGTCCAGTTCAGAGTTAAGAGGACCAAGACTAAATGCTTTTCTAAAAATACATCATCCATCTCAGCACTCTAAGCAGCAGAGAGACATTCCAACTCCGTCCGCCGCCTCCCTGCCCGAGAGATTGTCCACAGAAAATATCACGG GTGCCAAGGACTCTTTTCACCCACTTTTGCCGGAATGTACTTCAAGCGAGGAGAACCAGAGTGGCATCGGGTCCAAAGCAGAAAGCATAGCCTCGAAAGTATCTTCAGAAGTGGAGCCCCATAACCAAGAATCCTGCCTCGTAGAGCAGTACGAAGAGTTATCCAGGAGTGAAGGAAATTTTGACCTCCAGGTCTCCGTGGAAAAACTGCAGCACCTGAACCTCAGTTCATCTGAAAAGCCAAGTGGGTTTGATCGGCTAACTGCACTCCACAGCCCACTGAGTGAGTTGGCTCTGAGTGACGATTTGATGAAGGGCTTTGTGAGTTTTACGGAATTGCCGGGCAGGAAGACTGGGGAAATGGAAAACAGCCCGAAGGCCCCGGCTGGCAGCGAGTCAGAGGCGGCGGGTGGAGGTGTTCAAGATTGGCCGGGCACTCCGGAGGAAACCCCGGAGACGGGAAACCTGGATCAGACCCTCCGAGCCGAGCCTCGACAGGTTGAAACGAGTTTGGAAAGTCCGGCCAGGGCTATCCTCTTCAGTGTCCGCCAAGAGAGTTTGCTACCCACTCCGCTGCCTCAGCTCCCACCTCTTCCACCGGGCCCAGCTTCGTGGTCTCTCAAGAGCCCAGTACCTGTGTGG gagaCGGAATCCGGGCTTGGCATTATGGAAGAACCCGAACTGACTGTAATCAGCTCTACTGATGTCAGTATTGCTGATGTGGACTTGGAGCCCGAAAAGCAGGAGGACAAACTGGAGACCAGTTCTCAG GGAAGAAAACTTTTACCCCTGGACCCACAAGTAGATTCATCCtcatcacctcaagagggaaccTCAGCCTATAACCAGCCTGCGG GAAGCCCAGCGAGAACACCTGAAACCCTTCCTTCCCAGAGGAGGCTCTCAG GTCCAGCATTACAGAAAGTGAGTGAAGTTAAAGTATGTTCCCCAGAGAAGACGGCCCCCGAAGCACTCCTACACCACCATCCTCTAAG GCACCAGAGGGATGAGAAGgcaagaaaggaagtgacttctaAAACCAGGGACCGAGCCAAAGAATTTCACAGG AGAACTCTCGAGAAACTACGCGCCAAAAACTCATACTAA
- the LOC100082330 gene encoding centrosomal protein of 295 kDa isoform X3, whose translation MQCLRQMLGAGYAESVQVKDYVVESQEPPSCATDVGKRALSADDSVILSRAWANRLFTLQAEARERSSDRLSSTSVSTGSFLSHEEEVDFSPVTADIAGGLDLLDLEQNFPSLHHQLFQPLEPKSDFSVPSLSHSGISQDTKELSKSSDGAPGSVATVRVCETPPSSSELRGPRLNAFLKIHHPSQHSKQQRDIPTPSAASLPERLSTENITGAKDSFHPLLPECTSSEENQSGIGSKAESIASKVSSEVEPHNQESCLVEQYEELSRSEGNFDLQVSVEKLQHLNLSSSEKPSGFDRLTALHSPLSELALSDDLMKGFVSFTELPGRKTGEMENSPKAPAGSESEAAGGGVQDWPGTPEETPETGNLDQTLRAEPRQVETSLESPARAILFSVRQESLLPTPLPQLPPLPPGPASWSLKSPVPVWETESGLGIMEEPELTVISSTDVSIADVDLEPEKQEDKLETSSQGRKLLPLDPQVDSSSSPQEGTSAYNQPAGPALQKVSEVKVCSPEKTAPEALLHHHPLRHQRDEKARKEVTSKTRDRAKEFHRRTLEKLRAKNSY comes from the exons AAGAGAGCACTTAGTGCGGACGATAGC GTAATCCTTTCCCGAGCCTGGGCAAATCGACTATTCACCCTCCAGGCCGAGGCTCGCGAACGATCGTCCGATCGGTTATCTTCCACGTCGGTTTCCACCGGAAGCTTTTTGTCTCATGAAGAAGAGGTTGATTTCAGCCCTGTGACTGCTG ATATAGCTGGTGGACTTGACCTTTTGGACTTGGAGCAAAATTTCCCAAGCTTGCATCATCAGCTCTTTCAGCCTCTGGAACCAAAATCTGACTTCAGTGTCCCATCTCTGTCTCATTCTGGCATCTCCCAAGACACCAAAGAACTAAGCAAG aGTTCAGATGGTGCACCTGGAAGCGTAGCTACAGTTAGAGTATGTGAAACTCCACCGTCCAGTTCAGAGTTAAGAGGACCAAGACTAAATGCTTTTCTAAAAATACATCATCCATCTCAGCACTCTAAGCAGCAGAGAGACATTCCAACTCCGTCCGCCGCCTCCCTGCCCGAGAGATTGTCCACAGAAAATATCACGG GTGCCAAGGACTCTTTTCACCCACTTTTGCCGGAATGTACTTCAAGCGAGGAGAACCAGAGTGGCATCGGGTCCAAAGCAGAAAGCATAGCCTCGAAAGTATCTTCAGAAGTGGAGCCCCATAACCAAGAATCCTGCCTCGTAGAGCAGTACGAAGAGTTATCCAGGAGTGAAGGAAATTTTGACCTCCAGGTCTCCGTGGAAAAACTGCAGCACCTGAACCTCAGTTCATCTGAAAAGCCAAGTGGGTTTGATCGGCTAACTGCACTCCACAGCCCACTGAGTGAGTTGGCTCTGAGTGACGATTTGATGAAGGGCTTTGTGAGTTTTACGGAATTGCCGGGCAGGAAGACTGGGGAAATGGAAAACAGCCCGAAGGCCCCGGCTGGCAGCGAGTCAGAGGCGGCGGGTGGAGGTGTTCAAGATTGGCCGGGCACTCCGGAGGAAACCCCGGAGACGGGAAACCTGGATCAGACCCTCCGAGCCGAGCCTCGACAGGTTGAAACGAGTTTGGAAAGTCCGGCCAGGGCTATCCTCTTCAGTGTCCGCCAAGAGAGTTTGCTACCCACTCCGCTGCCTCAGCTCCCACCTCTTCCACCGGGCCCAGCTTCGTGGTCTCTCAAGAGCCCAGTACCTGTGTGG gagaCGGAATCCGGGCTTGGCATTATGGAAGAACCCGAACTGACTGTAATCAGCTCTACTGATGTCAGTATTGCTGATGTGGACTTGGAGCCCGAAAAGCAGGAGGACAAACTGGAGACCAGTTCTCAG GGAAGAAAACTTTTACCCCTGGACCCACAAGTAGATTCATCCtcatcacctcaagagggaaccTCAGCCTATAACCAGCCTGCGG GTCCAGCATTACAGAAAGTGAGTGAAGTTAAAGTATGTTCCCCAGAGAAGACGGCCCCCGAAGCACTCCTACACCACCATCCTCTAAG GCACCAGAGGGATGAGAAGgcaagaaaggaagtgacttctaAAACCAGGGACCGAGCCAAAGAATTTCACAGG AGAACTCTCGAGAAACTACGCGCCAAAAACTCATACTAA
- the LOC100082330 gene encoding centrosomal protein of 295 kDa isoform X1: MQCLRQMLGAGYAESVQVKDYVVESQEPPSCATDVGKRALSADDSVILSRAWANRLFTLQAEARERSSDRLSSTSVSTGSFLSHEEEVDFSPVTADIAGGLDLLDLEQNFPSLHHQLFQPLEPKSDFSVPSLSHSGISQDTKELSKSSDGAPGSVATVRVCETPPSSSELRGPRLNAFLKIHHPSQHSKQQRDIPTPSAASLPERLSTENITGAKDSFHPLLPECTSSEENQSGIGSKAESIASKVSSEVEPHNQESCLVEQYEELSRSEGNFDLQVSVEKLQHLNLSSSEKPSGFDRLTALHSPLSELALSDDLMKGFVSFTELPGRKTGEMENSPKAPAGSESEAAGGGVQDWPGTPEETPETGNLDQTLRAEPRQVETSLESPARAILFSVRQESLLPTPLPQLPPLPPGPASWSLKSPVPVWETESGLGIMEEPELTVISSTDVSIADVDLEPEKQEDKLETSSQGRKLLPLDPQVDSSSSPQEGTSAYNQPAGSPARTPETLPSQRRLSGPALQKVSEVKVCSPEKTAPEALLHHHPLRHQRDEKARKEVTSKTRDRAKEFHRRTLEKLRAKNSY, translated from the exons AAGAGAGCACTTAGTGCGGACGATAGC GTAATCCTTTCCCGAGCCTGGGCAAATCGACTATTCACCCTCCAGGCCGAGGCTCGCGAACGATCGTCCGATCGGTTATCTTCCACGTCGGTTTCCACCGGAAGCTTTTTGTCTCATGAAGAAGAGGTTGATTTCAGCCCTGTGACTGCTG ATATAGCTGGTGGACTTGACCTTTTGGACTTGGAGCAAAATTTCCCAAGCTTGCATCATCAGCTCTTTCAGCCTCTGGAACCAAAATCTGACTTCAGTGTCCCATCTCTGTCTCATTCTGGCATCTCCCAAGACACCAAAGAACTAAGCAAG aGTTCAGATGGTGCACCTGGAAGCGTAGCTACAGTTAGAGTATGTGAAACTCCACCGTCCAGTTCAGAGTTAAGAGGACCAAGACTAAATGCTTTTCTAAAAATACATCATCCATCTCAGCACTCTAAGCAGCAGAGAGACATTCCAACTCCGTCCGCCGCCTCCCTGCCCGAGAGATTGTCCACAGAAAATATCACGG GTGCCAAGGACTCTTTTCACCCACTTTTGCCGGAATGTACTTCAAGCGAGGAGAACCAGAGTGGCATCGGGTCCAAAGCAGAAAGCATAGCCTCGAAAGTATCTTCAGAAGTGGAGCCCCATAACCAAGAATCCTGCCTCGTAGAGCAGTACGAAGAGTTATCCAGGAGTGAAGGAAATTTTGACCTCCAGGTCTCCGTGGAAAAACTGCAGCACCTGAACCTCAGTTCATCTGAAAAGCCAAGTGGGTTTGATCGGCTAACTGCACTCCACAGCCCACTGAGTGAGTTGGCTCTGAGTGACGATTTGATGAAGGGCTTTGTGAGTTTTACGGAATTGCCGGGCAGGAAGACTGGGGAAATGGAAAACAGCCCGAAGGCCCCGGCTGGCAGCGAGTCAGAGGCGGCGGGTGGAGGTGTTCAAGATTGGCCGGGCACTCCGGAGGAAACCCCGGAGACGGGAAACCTGGATCAGACCCTCCGAGCCGAGCCTCGACAGGTTGAAACGAGTTTGGAAAGTCCGGCCAGGGCTATCCTCTTCAGTGTCCGCCAAGAGAGTTTGCTACCCACTCCGCTGCCTCAGCTCCCACCTCTTCCACCGGGCCCAGCTTCGTGGTCTCTCAAGAGCCCAGTACCTGTGTGG gagaCGGAATCCGGGCTTGGCATTATGGAAGAACCCGAACTGACTGTAATCAGCTCTACTGATGTCAGTATTGCTGATGTGGACTTGGAGCCCGAAAAGCAGGAGGACAAACTGGAGACCAGTTCTCAG GGAAGAAAACTTTTACCCCTGGACCCACAAGTAGATTCATCCtcatcacctcaagagggaaccTCAGCCTATAACCAGCCTGCGG GAAGCCCAGCGAGAACACCTGAAACCCTTCCTTCCCAGAGGAGGCTCTCAG GTCCAGCATTACAGAAAGTGAGTGAAGTTAAAGTATGTTCCCCAGAGAAGACGGCCCCCGAAGCACTCCTACACCACCATCCTCTAAG GCACCAGAGGGATGAGAAGgcaagaaaggaagtgacttctaAAACCAGGGACCGAGCCAAAGAATTTCACAGG AGAACTCTCGAGAAACTACGCGCCAAAAACTCATACTAA